Proteins from a genomic interval of Brachybacterium vulturis:
- a CDS encoding tyrosine-type recombinase/integrase, with product MPHPADLAALAPRDQWSYHLLLFDLDLAAQGAADTSRRKHAAILAQLREAHPKHTPWDLSTDTLLAWLAREQIAPATWRSRRATLRMFYAWAVRAGHLTSSPAGTLPGARPEGLPPAGPASARSYGPPRAVVPALWREGLELFDAYLVMRGRPETTRTTRRQELSRFARRNPETHPWSVTAADLLAYIMADAELAPETRRARRSTLRAFYSWAELVGHVAASPAKLLPEVSTPTPLPRPIPDEDLADALDRADDRRRLILRLAAEVGLRRAEIAACHTRDLRERAGRVALLVHGKGARERIVPVPEHLGRYLLTLPDGYLFPSDHPDGHLSPRYVGKLAAEVLPPSHTLHTLRHRFATNIYRASRDLYAVQRLLGHGSPTVTQRYVGLDVDELWSVVDAVADTPLPPPARVRVSASVA from the coding sequence ATGCCGCACCCCGCCGACCTCGCCGCCCTCGCCCCGCGTGACCAGTGGAGCTATCACCTGCTGCTGTTCGACCTGGACCTGGCCGCCCAGGGCGCTGCCGACACCTCACGGCGCAAGCACGCCGCGATCCTCGCTCAGCTGCGCGAGGCTCACCCCAAGCACACGCCCTGGGACCTGAGCACCGACACGCTGCTGGCCTGGCTCGCCCGCGAACAGATCGCGCCCGCCACCTGGCGCTCACGCCGCGCCACCCTGCGCATGTTCTACGCCTGGGCCGTGCGCGCCGGTCACCTCACCAGCTCGCCAGCCGGGACTCTGCCCGGTGCCCGCCCCGAGGGGCTGCCGCCAGCTGGCCCTGCCTCGGCCCGGTCCTACGGTCCGCCCCGAGCAGTTGTGCCCGCCCTGTGGCGCGAGGGGCTGGAGCTGTTCGACGCCTATCTGGTGATGCGGGGCCGTCCCGAGACGACCCGCACCACCCGCAGGCAGGAGCTGTCCCGGTTCGCCCGGCGCAACCCCGAGACACACCCCTGGTCAGTGACCGCCGCCGACCTGCTGGCGTACATCATGGCCGACGCCGAGCTGGCCCCCGAGACCCGCCGCGCCCGCCGCTCGACCCTGCGAGCGTTCTACAGCTGGGCCGAGCTGGTGGGCCACGTCGCCGCCTCACCGGCCAAGCTGCTGCCCGAGGTGTCCACCCCCACGCCGCTGCCCCGCCCGATCCCCGACGAGGACCTGGCCGACGCGCTCGACCGCGCCGACGATCGGCGCCGCCTGATCCTGCGCCTGGCTGCCGAGGTGGGACTACGCCGGGCCGAGATTGCCGCGTGCCACACCCGCGATCTGCGCGAGCGCGCCGGACGGGTCGCCCTCCTGGTGCACGGCAAGGGCGCCCGTGAGCGCATCGTGCCCGTTCCCGAGCACCTGGGCCGCTACCTGCTCACGCTCCCCGACGGGTACCTGTTCCCGTCTGACCACCCCGACGGCCACCTGTCCCCGCGCTACGTCGGCAAGCTCGCCGCCGAGGTTCTGCCGCCCTCGCACACGCTGCACACCCTGCGCCACCGCTTCGCCACGAACATCTACCGCGCCAGCCGGGACCTGTACGCCGTCCAGCGTCTGCTGGGCCACGGCTCCCCCACAGTGACGCAGCGCTACGTCGGCCTGGACGTAGACGAACTGTGGTCCGTGGTCGACGCCGTGGCCGACACCCCGCTGCCCCCGCCTGCCCGGGTGCGCGTGTCGGCCAGTGTCGCCTAA
- a CDS encoding methylated-DNA--[protein]-cysteine S-methyltransferase, with protein sequence MTPDPVRTHRLVTTLLGTYVLAAGADGLIGVWRRDQKHFPLPARLGPAAAGPHAVLDDAERQLQEYLAGRREDFTLPLAPEGTEFQRTVWHRLRAIPRGTTTTYGQIARDLGRPRAAQAVGAAVGANPLSIVVPCHRVVGSTGSMTGYAGGIETKQALLLLEGALLA encoded by the coding sequence ATGACCCCCGATCCCGTCCGCACCCATCGCCTCGTCACCACCCTGCTGGGCACCTACGTGCTGGCCGCCGGGGCCGACGGTCTCATCGGCGTCTGGCGCCGGGACCAGAAGCACTTCCCGCTCCCGGCCAGGCTGGGCCCCGCGGCCGCCGGCCCCCATGCCGTCCTCGACGATGCGGAGCGCCAGCTGCAGGAGTACCTCGCCGGACGCCGCGAGGACTTCACGCTGCCGCTGGCCCCCGAGGGCACGGAGTTCCAGCGCACGGTCTGGCACCGTCTGCGGGCGATCCCGCGCGGCACCACCACCACCTACGGACAGATCGCCCGCGACCTGGGCAGGCCCCGCGCGGCGCAGGCGGTCGGCGCGGCCGTCGGCGCGAACCCGCTCTCGATCGTGGTGCCCTGCCACCGGGTGGTGGGCAGCACCGGATCGATGACGGGATACGCGGGCGGGATCGAGACGAAGCAGGCACTGCTGCTCCTCGAGGGGGCCCTGCTCGCGTGA
- a CDS encoding tyrosine-type recombinase/integrase, whose translation MSRREFGQIDRQRSGRYRARFTGPDGRLVSAPRTFTRRREAADYLARVRGELLAGNTAAVIPTRITVAEAVATYLRTNATRLRPRTLDLYRRTAERWILRPVGTDAARIDLGPLPLSTLTTPLLREWHTALCQHAHAEAVTAQRHREPTQAQSARVWALGRGIDVARTGRVPAAVLGAWQAAGAPLAPSPPVDPAAGRTAAAQAYRLLRAVLNQAAADGLIPHNPARVKGAGQVDHPERLPLSSAEVSALAAAMPPHLRAAVLVAAWSGLRPGELFALRQADVDAEAGTVTVRRALEEVPGAAITYGPPKSAAGRRTVSLPGSVAATLAAHLAEHTGPGAEALVFSSPDGSPMGSGARSRALAPAREAIGRPDATWHHLRHTGATLAAIAGATQAELQARIGHSTPRAAAIYQHARADRDRWIADQLDRLAVPASTPPRAPDPIAPAPAAPRRLSLVRSA comes from the coding sequence ATGAGCCGCCGTGAGTTCGGTCAGATCGACCGCCAGCGCTCAGGCCGCTACCGCGCCCGGTTCACCGGCCCCGACGGTCGCCTGGTGTCGGCCCCTCGCACGTTCACACGCCGCCGCGAGGCTGCCGACTACCTGGCCCGGGTGCGCGGTGAGCTGCTGGCAGGCAACACCGCCGCCGTGATCCCGACGCGCATCACCGTGGCCGAGGCCGTCGCCACGTACCTGCGGACCAATGCCACCCGGCTGCGCCCGAGGACCCTGGACCTGTACCGCCGCACCGCTGAGCGCTGGATCCTGCGCCCCGTCGGCACCGACGCCGCCCGGATCGACCTTGGGCCGCTGCCGCTGTCGACCCTGACCACGCCCCTGCTGCGCGAGTGGCACACGGCCCTGTGCCAGCACGCCCACGCCGAGGCCGTGACGGCACAGCGCCACCGCGAGCCGACGCAAGCTCAGAGCGCCCGCGTCTGGGCACTGGGCCGAGGGATCGACGTGGCACGCACTGGGCGGGTCCCTGCCGCCGTTCTGGGCGCCTGGCAGGCCGCAGGTGCCCCGCTGGCCCCGTCGCCCCCTGTCGACCCCGCAGCGGGCCGCACAGCCGCCGCGCAGGCCTACCGGCTGCTGCGGGCCGTGCTGAACCAAGCCGCCGCCGACGGGCTGATCCCCCACAACCCTGCGAGGGTGAAGGGTGCCGGTCAGGTCGACCACCCCGAGCGCCTGCCCCTGAGCTCAGCCGAGGTGAGCGCCCTCGCCGCCGCGATGCCGCCACACCTGCGCGCTGCGGTGCTGGTGGCCGCATGGTCCGGGCTGCGCCCTGGTGAGCTGTTCGCGCTGCGCCAGGCCGACGTGGACGCCGAGGCGGGAACCGTGACGGTGCGCCGTGCGCTGGAGGAGGTGCCAGGGGCTGCGATCACCTACGGCCCGCCGAAGTCCGCAGCCGGGCGCCGCACCGTCTCCCTGCCCGGATCCGTCGCCGCCACCCTCGCCGCCCACCTGGCCGAGCACACCGGCCCGGGCGCCGAGGCGCTGGTGTTCAGCTCGCCGGACGGGTCCCCCATGGGATCCGGTGCACGCTCCCGAGCACTGGCCCCCGCCCGCGAGGCGATCGGTCGACCCGATGCCACCTGGCACCACCTGCGGCACACCGGGGCCACCCTCGCCGCGATCGCGGGCGCCACGCAGGCCGAGCTACAGGCCCGCATCGGCCACAGCACGCCCCGAGCCGCCGCGATCTACCAGCACGCCCGCGCCGACCGTGACCGCTGGATCGCAGACCAGCTCGACCGCCTGGCCGTGCCCGCGAGCACCCCGCCGAGGGCACCGGATCCCATCGCCCCGGCACCGGCTGCACCCCGCCGACTGTCCCTGGTCCGTTCCGCCTGA
- a CDS encoding tyrosine-type recombinase/integrase, whose protein sequence is MPRRTHREFGQIDRQRSGRYRARFTGPDGRLVTAPHTFATKREATDYLARVRGELLAGNTAAVIPTRITVAEAVATYLRTNATRLRPRTLDLYRRTAERWILRPVGTDAARIDLGPLPLSTLTTPLLREWHTALTHQAHAEAVGHAQRSATRRATRSHPARAWARQAGYTVAPTGRLSPAILDAWHAAGSPGPAEGAVPETAGRTAAAQAYRLLRAVLNQAASDGLIPHNPARVKGAGQVDHPERLPLSAEEVSALAAAVPAELSTAVLVAAWSGLRPGELFALRRTDVDTTARTVTVRRALVEVPGSPITYGPPKSAAGRRTVSLPESVAAALADHLAEHTGPGAEALVFATPAGGPWRGADRTRALRRAREAIGRPDATWHHLRHTGATLAAIAGATQAELQARIGHSTPRAAAIYQHARADRDRWIADQLDALATPGPVPPSPSPEAPSAVAPAPDPLPTAQPAPAPAAPTRRHLSLVRSA, encoded by the coding sequence ATGCCCCGCCGCACACACCGTGAGTTCGGTCAGATCGACCGCCAGCGCTCAGGCCGCTACCGCGCCCGGTTCACCGGCCCCGACGGTCGCCTGGTGACCGCACCCCACACCTTCGCCACCAAGCGCGAGGCCACCGACTACCTGGCCCGGGTGCGCGGTGAGCTGCTGGCAGGCAACACCGCCGCCGTGATCCCGACCCGCATCACCGTGGCCGAGGCCGTCGCCACCTACCTTCGCACCAATGCCACCCGGCTGCGCCCGAGGACCCTGGACCTGTACCGCCGCACCGCTGAGCGCTGGATCCTGCGCCCCGTCGGCACCGACGCCGCCCGGATCGACCTCGGGCCGTTGCCCCTGTCGACCCTGACCACCCCGCTGCTGCGCGAGTGGCACACGGCACTGACACACCAGGCCCACGCCGAGGCCGTCGGCCACGCGCAGCGCTCTGCCACCCGCCGCGCCACCCGCTCACACCCGGCCCGCGCCTGGGCACGGCAGGCCGGGTACACCGTCGCCCCCACCGGGCGCCTGTCCCCCGCGATCCTGGACGCCTGGCACGCTGCCGGATCCCCCGGCCCCGCCGAGGGCGCCGTACCCGAGACCGCAGGCCGCACCGCCGCCGCGCAGGCCTACCGGCTGCTGCGGGCCGTGCTGAACCAAGCCGCGTCCGACGGGCTGATCCCCCACAACCCCGCGAGGGTGAAGGGCGCCGGTCAGGTCGACCACCCCGAACGGCTGCCGCTGAGCGCCGAGGAAGTGAGCGCCCTCGCCGCCGCCGTCCCCGCCGAGCTGTCCACCGCCGTGCTGGTCGCCGCATGGTCCGGGCTGCGCCCCGGTGAGCTGTTCGCCCTACGCCGCACCGATGTGGACACCACCGCCCGCACCGTGACCGTGCGCCGTGCACTGGTGGAGGTCCCCGGGTCCCCCATCACGTACGGCCCGCCGAAGTCCGCAGCCGGGCGCCGCACCGTGTCCCTGCCCGAATCCGTCGCCGCCGCCCTCGCCGACCACCTGGCCGAGCACACCGGCCCCGGCGCCGAGGCGCTGGTGTTCGCCACCCCTGCCGGTGGTCCCTGGCGCGGCGCCGACCGCACCCGCGCCCTGCGGCGTGCCCGCGAGGCGATCGGGCGCCCCGATGCGACATGGCACCACCTGCGCCACACAGGGGCCACCCTCGCCGCGATCGCGGGCGCCACACAGGCCGAGCTACAGGCCCGGATCGGGCACAGCACGCCCCGCGCTGCCGCGATCTACCAGCACGCCCGCGCCGACCGTGACCGCTGGATCGCTGACCAGCTCGACGCCCTCGCCACGCCCGGCCCCGTGCCCCCGTCACCGTCGCCCGAGGCGCCGTCCGCTGTCGCACCTGCCCCGGATCCTCTCCCTACCGCGCAGCCGGCCCCGGCGCCTGCTGCGCCTACGCGCCGTCACCTGTCCCTAGTCCGCAGCGCCTGA
- the tig gene encoding trigger factor, whose protein sequence is MKTESEKLSPTRVKLTVEVPFDELKPAVEAATTKIADQVQIPGFRKGKVPSKLVEQRFGRPAIMQEAVNDALPDFYQQAAAEAEIKPVGRPEVEVAEVPGLDGSEEGNLLFTVEQDVRPEIALPDFSAYEVEIEEPEVDEDAVEVRLTELRERFGTLVGVDRPAADGDFVSLDMVATIGDEEIESVEGVSYQIGEGNMLEGLDEALIGLSAEETTTFESELAGGDRAGETAQVKVTAQSVKVRELPEADDEFAEMASEFDTIDELKDDLRTQAAADAEGNRVALARNALLEKLLEELEIPVPAQLVEDEITSHLENEGKEAGDAHGEEIREDTEKAVRAQFLLDEINGTREVQVDQGDLMNYMTQLSAQYGIESNQLLQMLAQSGQLEQIFSEVQRSKALDVVLADVTVKNAAGDVLDLGLQAEGDDAEATDEETEEKAPATKAPAKKAPAKKAVAEETDTAAEEKPKAKKAPAKKAAAEADAAEEKPAKKAPAKKAPAKKAPAKKAPAAKAESDEASESK, encoded by the coding sequence GTGAAGACCGAGTCCGAGAAGCTCAGCCCGACCCGGGTGAAGCTCACCGTCGAGGTGCCTTTCGACGAGCTCAAGCCGGCCGTCGAGGCCGCCACCACAAAGATCGCCGATCAGGTGCAGATCCCGGGCTTCCGCAAGGGCAAGGTCCCCTCCAAGCTCGTCGAGCAGCGCTTCGGCCGTCCGGCGATCATGCAGGAGGCCGTCAACGACGCCCTGCCCGATTTCTACCAGCAGGCCGCCGCCGAGGCGGAGATCAAGCCCGTCGGTCGGCCCGAGGTCGAGGTCGCCGAGGTCCCCGGCCTGGACGGCTCCGAGGAGGGCAACCTCCTCTTCACCGTCGAGCAGGACGTGCGCCCTGAGATCGCCCTGCCCGACTTCTCGGCCTACGAGGTCGAGATCGAGGAGCCCGAGGTCGATGAGGACGCCGTCGAGGTGCGCCTGACCGAGCTGCGTGAGCGCTTCGGCACCCTGGTGGGCGTGGACCGTCCCGCCGCCGACGGCGACTTCGTCTCCCTCGACATGGTCGCGACCATCGGGGACGAGGAGATCGAGTCCGTCGAGGGCGTCTCCTACCAGATCGGTGAGGGCAACATGCTCGAGGGCCTCGATGAGGCGCTCATCGGCCTCTCCGCCGAGGAGACCACCACCTTCGAGTCCGAGCTCGCCGGTGGCGACCGCGCGGGCGAGACGGCACAGGTCAAGGTCACCGCGCAGTCCGTGAAGGTGCGCGAGCTGCCCGAGGCCGACGACGAGTTCGCCGAGATGGCGTCCGAGTTCGACACCATCGACGAGCTCAAGGACGATCTGAGGACCCAGGCCGCCGCCGACGCCGAGGGCAACCGCGTGGCCCTGGCCCGCAACGCCCTGCTCGAGAAGCTCCTCGAGGAGCTCGAGATCCCGGTGCCCGCGCAGCTGGTGGAGGACGAGATCACCTCCCACCTCGAGAACGAGGGCAAGGAGGCCGGCGACGCGCACGGCGAGGAGATCCGCGAGGACACCGAGAAGGCCGTCCGTGCGCAGTTCCTGCTCGACGAGATCAACGGCACCCGCGAGGTGCAGGTCGACCAGGGCGACCTGATGAACTACATGACCCAGCTGTCGGCGCAGTACGGCATCGAGTCCAATCAGCTGCTGCAGATGCTGGCCCAGTCCGGTCAGCTCGAGCAGATCTTCTCCGAGGTCCAGCGCTCCAAGGCGCTCGACGTCGTCCTCGCGGACGTCACCGTGAAGAACGCCGCCGGAGATGTCCTCGACCTGGGCCTGCAGGCCGAGGGCGACGACGCCGAGGCGACGGACGAGGAGACCGAGGAGAAGGCTCCCGCCACGAAGGCCCCGGCGAAGAAGGCTCCGGCCAAGAAGGCCGTCGCCGAGGAGACCGACACCGCCGCCGAGGAGAAGCCGAAGGCCAAGAAGGCTCCGGCGAAGAAGGCTGCTGCCGAGGCGGATGCCGCCGAGGAGAAGCCCGCCAAGAAGGCTCCCGCCAAGAAGGCTCCGGCCAAGAAGGCTCCGGCCAAGAAGGCACCGGCTGCGAAGGCCGAGTCCGACGAGGCCTCCGAGAGCAAGTGA
- a CDS encoding Ada metal-binding domain-containing protein: MAEMTDDERYAAIRARDARFDGMFFTCVRSTGIFCRPSCPSRTPGRDRVEFVPSAAAAVERGYRACKRCGPLAPPGTVDGDPAGAVALHALTLIHGGALDPGPDGSTPVSDLASALHVTERTLHRSLVARTGSGAVAHARMARARRAHELLRSTSWPMADVAAAAGFGSERQLHETVSRIFGRAPSAIRELAGPRGGAMCPRTAEGPPPETGGDRADGAAVVRAELAVRRPFDGAGLARWFAGRAIPGVEHVEGLLWQRAVSLPHGPGVLQVDLAREEGPLPLTARLADLRDYAAAVAMARKMLDLDADPRGIDAGLRTAMPPLVPLVQARPGVRIPGTPSLAEALLWAIVGQQISTGRARALLEGAADLAGHELPPALRTARVHRLAIPPAEAGARAEEWFRGPGARRRTLTAALSTPPDPHLPVPELREQLLAIRGIGPWTADYALLRGTRAVDVAPPRDVALLAVARALDLAEDFADLDDVLRDASPWRSYAVMHLWHHRDSLPAHQRTLRKDRS, from the coding sequence ATGGCCGAGATGACCGATGACGAGCGCTACGCCGCGATCCGCGCCCGGGACGCGCGCTTCGACGGGATGTTCTTCACCTGTGTGCGCTCGACCGGGATCTTCTGCCGGCCCTCCTGTCCCTCGCGCACACCCGGCCGGGACCGCGTGGAGTTCGTGCCCAGCGCCGCTGCGGCGGTCGAGCGCGGGTATCGGGCGTGCAAGCGCTGCGGGCCGCTGGCGCCGCCGGGCACGGTCGACGGCGATCCGGCGGGTGCCGTCGCCCTCCATGCACTCACCCTGATCCACGGCGGGGCCCTGGACCCCGGGCCGGACGGCAGCACTCCGGTGAGCGATCTGGCCTCCGCTCTGCACGTCACCGAGCGGACCCTGCACCGGTCCCTGGTCGCCCGCACGGGATCCGGTGCGGTCGCTCATGCCCGCATGGCCCGCGCCCGCCGCGCCCATGAGCTGCTGCGCTCCACCTCCTGGCCGATGGCCGATGTCGCGGCGGCAGCCGGATTCGGCAGCGAGCGTCAGCTGCACGAGACGGTCAGCCGGATCTTCGGCCGGGCGCCGTCGGCGATCCGCGAGCTCGCCGGCCCTCGTGGCGGGGCCATGTGCCCGCGGACGGCTGAGGGACCGCCCCCGGAGACGGGAGGCGATCGTGCCGACGGGGCCGCGGTGGTCCGCGCCGAGCTGGCGGTGCGCCGTCCCTTCGACGGCGCGGGGCTGGCGCGCTGGTTCGCGGGCCGGGCGATCCCCGGGGTCGAGCACGTCGAGGGGCTGCTGTGGCAGCGGGCGGTCTCCCTCCCGCACGGGCCGGGGGTGCTGCAGGTGGACCTGGCCAGGGAGGAGGGTCCGCTGCCGTTGACGGCGCGCCTGGCGGATCTGCGCGACTACGCCGCGGCCGTCGCCATGGCCCGGAAGATGCTGGACCTGGATGCGGACCCCCGTGGCATCGATGCCGGGCTGCGCACCGCGATGCCGCCCCTGGTCCCTCTCGTGCAGGCTCGGCCGGGGGTGCGGATCCCCGGCACCCCGAGCCTCGCCGAGGCGCTGCTGTGGGCGATCGTCGGTCAGCAGATCAGCACCGGCCGCGCCCGCGCCCTGCTCGAGGGGGCCGCCGATCTGGCCGGGCACGAGCTGCCGCCCGCGCTGCGCACCGCGCGCGTGCACCGCCTCGCGATCCCTCCGGCCGAGGCCGGCGCCCGGGCCGAGGAGTGGTTCCGAGGGCCGGGTGCCCGCCGGCGCACCCTGACCGCCGCGCTCAGCACTCCCCCGGATCCCCACCTCCCCGTGCCGGAGCTGCGCGAGCAGCTGCTGGCGATCCGCGGGATCGGCCCGTGGACCGCCGACTACGCCCTGCTGCGCGGCACCCGGGCCGTCGACGTGGCACCGCCCCGTGACGTGGCACTGCTCGCCGTGGCCCGCGCCCTCGATCTCGCCGAGGACTTCGCCGATCTCGACGACGTGCTCCGTGACGCATCGCCCTGGCGCAGCTACGCGGTGATGCACCTGTGGCACCACCGCGACTCGCTCCCCGCGCATCAGCGCACCCTGAGGAAGGACCGCTCATGA
- a CDS encoding ATP-dependent Clp protease proteolytic subunit produces MGLDDNVYQRLLRERIVWLGSEVRDENANAICSKLLLLAAEDPDKDIYLYINSPGGSITAGMAIYDTMQFVKPDVVTVGMGMAASMGQFLLSSGTKGKRYATPHTRVLMHQPLGGLGGTATDIKIQAELILSMKRTLAELIAEQTDKSVEQITADSDRDKWFTAAEALEYGFIDKIVSGSSDVTGGGGTDD; encoded by the coding sequence ATGGGCCTGGACGACAACGTCTACCAGCGCCTGCTGCGTGAGCGCATCGTGTGGCTCGGCTCGGAGGTGCGCGATGAGAACGCCAACGCCATCTGCTCGAAGCTGCTCCTGCTCGCGGCGGAAGACCCCGACAAGGACATCTACCTCTACATCAACAGCCCCGGCGGTTCGATCACCGCCGGCATGGCGATCTACGACACCATGCAGTTCGTCAAGCCCGATGTGGTGACCGTGGGCATGGGCATGGCCGCGTCGATGGGGCAGTTCCTGCTCTCCTCCGGCACCAAGGGCAAGCGCTACGCCACCCCGCACACGCGGGTGCTCATGCACCAGCCGCTGGGCGGCCTGGGCGGCACCGCCACGGACATCAAGATCCAGGCCGAGCTGATCCTCTCGATGAAGCGCACGCTCGCCGAGCTGATCGCGGAGCAGACGGACAAGAGCGTCGAGCAGATCACCGCCGACTCCGATCGCGACAAGTGGTTCACCGCCGCCGAGGCGCTCGAGTACGGCTTCATCGACAAGATCGTCAGCGGTTCGAGCGATGTCACCGGCGGCGGCGGCACCGACGACTGA
- a CDS encoding dihydrofolate reductase family protein — protein sequence MSSSSAPTTSRVTWGFTASLDGFLTGPDHDMSWLEACPRMDESVIARLAAPVGVILSGRRGYDAARAQADERGELTAEAYGGAWSGIEIVLTHRPQEIADDPAITALDADVVEAVRWARELAAGSDVQIISADIARQALEHDLLDELQMFTAPVMLGDGTRVFDVPGGRLVEWELVGPIAGAEAGLGRIYRPRRVRT from the coding sequence ATGTCATCGTCGAGCGCGCCCACCACGAGCAGGGTCACCTGGGGCTTCACCGCCTCGCTGGATGGATTCCTCACCGGCCCCGACCACGACATGTCCTGGCTCGAGGCGTGCCCGCGGATGGACGAGTCCGTGATCGCGCGGCTCGCCGCGCCCGTCGGCGTCATCCTCTCGGGCCGTCGCGGGTACGACGCCGCCCGTGCGCAGGCCGACGAGCGCGGCGAGCTCACGGCGGAGGCGTACGGCGGCGCCTGGTCGGGCATCGAGATCGTGCTGACCCACCGGCCCCAGGAGATCGCCGATGACCCGGCGATCACGGCGCTGGACGCCGATGTCGTCGAGGCCGTGCGATGGGCGAGGGAGCTCGCGGCCGGCAGCGACGTCCAGATCATCAGCGCCGATATCGCGCGCCAGGCGCTGGAGCACGATCTCCTCGATGAGCTGCAGATGTTCACCGCCCCGGTGATGCTCGGCGACGGTACGCGGGTCTTCGACGTCCCCGGCGGGAGGCTGGTCGAGTGGGAGCTCGTCGGCCCGATCGCCGGCGCCGAGGCGGGGCTCGGCAGGATCTACCGTCCACGACGGGTCCGGACATGA
- a CDS encoding C40 family peptidase, producing the protein MAQNNTHRTPGRAQLPTHHAQRAARGLGGAAVLGGVVLGTAFTGGAAQAAPAAPAAPAAPVASAPAAQALPTAPSVVAPSAVLDSTQKLRWGSRGGAVQDLQSALNGHGASLAVDGVFGPRTHSAVKSYQSSQGLLVDGVVGPQTRGALNGAGVSTGGASVATSSSSSSSSIVDAARSALGTPYSWGGASLGGMDCSGLVNYAYEAVGIDIPRTSSQIANGGRWISQSQAQPGDIVAWSGHVAIYAGNGQIIDASGSRQQVVERSIWGNPIGFVTYR; encoded by the coding sequence ATGGCCCAGAACAACACTCACCGCACCCCCGGTCGCGCCCAGCTCCCGACCCACCACGCCCAGCGCGCAGCACGCGGCCTCGGCGGAGCGGCCGTCCTCGGCGGCGTCGTCCTCGGCACCGCCTTCACCGGTGGCGCGGCCCAGGCCGCCCCCGCAGCGCCTGCCGCTCCCGCCGCCCCGGTCGCGAGCGCCCCCGCCGCGCAGGCCCTGCCCACCGCCCCCTCGGTCGTCGCCCCGTCGGCCGTCCTCGATTCCACGCAGAAGCTCCGCTGGGGCTCCCGTGGCGGCGCGGTCCAGGATCTCCAGTCCGCGCTCAACGGCCACGGTGCGAGCCTCGCCGTCGACGGGGTGTTCGGCCCCCGCACCCATTCCGCGGTGAAGAGCTACCAGTCCTCCCAGGGCCTCCTGGTCGATGGCGTCGTCGGCCCGCAGACCCGCGGCGCCCTCAACGGTGCCGGCGTCTCCACCGGCGGCGCCTCGGTCGCCACCTCCTCCTCGAGCTCGAGCAGCTCGATCGTGGACGCCGCCCGCTCCGCCCTCGGCACCCCGTACAGCTGGGGCGGCGCCTCGCTCGGCGGCATGGACTGCTCCGGCCTGGTCAACTACGCCTACGAGGCCGTCGGCATCGACATCCCGCGCACCTCCAGCCAGATCGCGAACGGCGGCCGCTGGATCTCGCAGTCCCAGGCCCAGCCCGGGGACATCGTGGCCTGGTCCGGACACGTCGCGATCTACGCCGGCAACGGCCAGATCATCGACGCCTCCGGGTCCCGTCAGCAGGTCGTCGAGCGCTCCATCTGGGGCAACCCGATCGGCTTCGTGACCTACCGCTGA